From Candidatus Zixiibacteriota bacterium, the proteins below share one genomic window:
- a CDS encoding TIGR01458 family HAD-type hydrolase: protein MSSWRPADAKAWLLDLDGVLHVGGEPIPGAAEAVAHLRSRHLPFRITTNTTTRSREQLAADLSTMGIAVSAAEIINAPFAAILHLRHIGSPRCRLLMRDDVQSDFAEFPTSDIAPDVIVIGDIGERWDYALMRELFLQIRSGARIVALHKGKYWQEKDGLRLDIGAFIAGLEYATGTIADVVGKPSRPFFELALSDLGVRSSDAVMVGDDIELDIGGAQAAGLRGVLVKTGKYRTETHTASGIEPDAVWESIADLRSV, encoded by the coding sequence ATGTCGTCGTGGCGGCCGGCGGATGCGAAGGCGTGGTTGCTCGACCTCGATGGCGTGCTCCATGTCGGCGGCGAGCCGATCCCCGGCGCCGCTGAGGCCGTCGCCCATCTCCGCAGTCGTCATCTCCCATTTCGCATCACCACCAACACGACCACGCGCTCACGGGAGCAGCTCGCCGCCGATCTTTCCACGATGGGCATCGCCGTCTCGGCGGCAGAGATCATCAATGCGCCCTTCGCGGCCATTCTGCACTTGCGACACATCGGCTCGCCGCGCTGCCGGTTGCTCATGCGCGATGACGTCCAGTCCGACTTTGCGGAGTTTCCGACGTCCGACATCGCCCCCGACGTCATCGTCATCGGCGACATCGGCGAACGCTGGGACTATGCACTCATGCGCGAATTGTTTTTACAAATCCGTTCCGGCGCGCGCATCGTGGCGCTGCACAAGGGAAAGTACTGGCAGGAAAAGGACGGATTGCGTCTGGACATCGGCGCGTTCATCGCCGGTCTCGAATACGCCACCGGGACGATCGCCGATGTCGTCGGCAAGCCGTCTCGCCCGTTCTTCGAGTTGGCGCTCAGCGATTTGGGCGTCCGGTCAAGCGACGCCGTCATGGTCGGAGACGATATTGAATTGGATATCGGCGGCGCGCAGGCGGCGGGGCTGCGCGGCGTGCTGGTGAAGACCGGAAAGTACCGTACCGAAACGCACACGGCGTCCGGTATCGAACCGGACGCCGTGTGGGAATCTATCGCGGATCTGAGAAGCGTTTAG
- a CDS encoding histidine kinase dimerization/phospho-acceptor domain-containing protein has translation MADRETQSDHRGFAILRGMAIGAVRGEAPRDLVEHALNQSVERLGLVAGSVRVFAPQGDQDTLAIVGGEQNGRAAITRLEQTLLADLRRSYAVRSLYMTLDLNGPSGLFSYPLRFGDRVIGAVSGLARGERNLAVEEEFVSAVAAMIVLVGRTGSPWETGAAVDDAATRMAAVRETAAAINHEINNPLMAVVGNLELLLRRSDQLDDDTVKKLAKMQEAAERIRVVTQGLMRLREIRSVPYPGGGRMIDIEGSLREGE, from the coding sequence ATGGCAGATAGAGAGACCCAATCGGACCACCGTGGCTTCGCCATTCTGCGGGGCATGGCGATCGGAGCCGTGCGCGGCGAAGCGCCCCGAGATCTTGTCGAGCACGCACTAAATCAGTCTGTCGAGCGACTCGGCCTGGTGGCCGGCTCGGTGCGTGTTTTTGCCCCGCAGGGCGACCAGGACACCCTGGCCATCGTGGGCGGCGAGCAAAACGGACGTGCCGCCATCACGCGCCTCGAGCAGACGTTGCTGGCCGATCTGCGCCGCAGCTATGCGGTGCGTTCTCTCTACATGACGCTCGATCTCAATGGCCCCTCCGGGCTGTTTTCCTATCCGCTGCGCTTCGGCGACCGTGTCATCGGCGCGGTCTCCGGGCTGGCGCGCGGCGAACGCAATCTGGCGGTCGAAGAGGAATTCGTTTCGGCGGTGGCGGCCATGATCGTGCTCGTCGGACGCACCGGCAGCCCGTGGGAAACCGGCGCGGCCGTCGATGATGCCGCCACACGCATGGCCGCGGTCCGCGAAACCGCCGCCGCCATCAACCATGAAATCAACAACCCGTTGATGGCCGTCGTGGGCAATCTCGAATTGCTGCTGCGACGCAGCGATCAACTCGATGACGATACCGTCAAAAAGCTGGCCAAGATGCAGGAGGCGGCCGAACGCATCCGCGTGGTCACGCAGGGGCTGATGCGCCTGCGCGAAATCCGCAGCGTGCCCTATCCCGGCGGCGGCCGCATGATCGACATCGAGGGCTCGCTGCGCGAAGGGGAGTAG
- a CDS encoding NosD domain-containing protein has translation MNVMVTSKRLALVVTTTLGIALGSTKAEARVIHVPDSAATIQAGMSAAQSGDTVLVAPGTYTENIHYLGRAIKLISSHGAPGTIIRPSVAAAATVNLNGTTGGTALLSGFTIAGGSDFHVVDINGSQAVQIVGNIFRDRSDTNQNGVSIDCHAAVPPLIAGNVFYNNVSAVCIGVYSGGATILNNTFDANANGFFSHMLGTIARNNIVTNSEGYGISGSYAELDYNCVWQNGANYAGGAVGGPNSISADPMYGNSPIGNFTIDSTSPCCGTGQDGVNMGAETGPCMICDCHCLGDPQCDGIVNVLDVVRAVDVAFRNVAATQDADCPVARTDVNCSGVTEVFDVVGVIGVAFRNESQWETYCRPCE, from the coding sequence ATGAATGTCATGGTGACATCGAAGCGGCTGGCGCTGGTCGTGACAACGACGCTCGGGATTGCGTTGGGATCGACGAAGGCAGAGGCCAGGGTCATCCATGTCCCGGATTCGGCCGCCACGATCCAGGCGGGCATGAGCGCCGCGCAGTCGGGCGATACGGTGCTGGTGGCTCCGGGGACATACACCGAAAACATCCACTACCTCGGGCGCGCCATCAAACTCATCAGCTCCCATGGCGCGCCAGGGACCATCATTCGACCGTCGGTGGCGGCCGCAGCGACCGTCAATCTGAATGGAACGACCGGCGGCACGGCGCTGCTCTCGGGGTTTACGATCGCAGGAGGGTCTGACTTCCATGTAGTAGATATCAACGGCTCGCAAGCAGTTCAAATCGTCGGCAATATCTTCCGGGACCGCTCCGACACGAATCAGAACGGCGTCAGCATCGACTGTCACGCGGCGGTCCCCCCGCTCATCGCCGGGAATGTGTTTTATAACAACGTTTCGGCTGTCTGCATCGGCGTCTACTCCGGGGGGGCAACGATTCTGAACAACACATTCGACGCCAACGCGAACGGCTTCTTCTCGCATATGTTGGGGACAATCGCGCGCAACAACATCGTGACGAACTCCGAGGGATATGGAATTTCGGGGTCTTACGCGGAGCTGGACTACAATTGTGTCTGGCAGAATGGCGCCAACTACGCAGGAGGCGCGGTGGGCGGGCCGAATTCGATTTCCGCCGATCCGATGTATGGGAATTCGCCGATCGGCAACTTCACGATCGATTCAACTTCACCCTGCTGCGGCACCGGTCAGGATGGCGTCAACATGGGCGCCGAGACCGGGCCCTGCATGATCTGCGATTGTCACTGCCTCGGCGACCCGCAATGCGACGGCATCGTCAATGTGCTCGATGTCGTCCGTGCCGTCGATGTCGCCTTCCGCAATGTCGCGGCCACGCAGGATGCCGACTGCCCTGTGGCGCGGACCGACGTCAATTGCAGCGGCGTGACGGAAGTGTTCGATGTGGTCGGAGTGATCGGTGTTGCCTTTCGCAACGAGAGTCAGTGGGAAACGTATTGCCGCCCGTGCGAATGA
- a CDS encoding DUF2231 domain-containing protein, translating into MLVHLPIAMVFTVLLLDWGRWIFGRDRLLEADFWGGTTPLLILALIGGGAAVITGLQAEEGIPVETPIIHELVEAHELSAFIVTGTLALLTFWRIALRGAFPRKLSFVYLFLLIAVAAVISYGAYFGGLMVYSHGVGVDRPL; encoded by the coding sequence ATGTTGGTTCACCTGCCGATCGCGATGGTGTTCACCGTTCTTCTCTTGGACTGGGGGCGGTGGATCTTCGGCAGGGACCGTCTTTTGGAGGCGGACTTCTGGGGCGGGACAACACCGTTGCTCATTCTCGCCCTGATCGGCGGAGGCGCGGCGGTGATCACGGGGCTGCAGGCCGAAGAGGGCATCCCGGTCGAGACCCCGATCATTCACGAGCTGGTCGAGGCGCACGAATTGTCGGCGTTCATCGTGACCGGGACTCTGGCGCTGTTGACATTCTGGCGTATCGCCCTGCGGGGGGCATTCCCGCGCAAACTGAGCTTCGTGTATCTGTTCCTGCTCATTGCGGTCGCGGCGGTCATCAGCTACGGGGCGTACTTCGGCGGGCTGATGGTGTACTCGCACGGGGTCGGTGTCGACCGGCCGCTGTGA
- the purF gene encoding amidophosphoribosyltransferase encodes MSRSEADSIRLSPVADDRPHCECGLFGAFGTKLAAEWTYFGLYALQHRGQESSGIAVTNGERITMRRGMGEIADVFPGHYALKDLTGHAAIGHNRYSTTGASQEQNAQPLLMKFKYRQMGAAHNGNITNAGDLKTELERGGAIFQTSSDSELVLHLFARSRKTGTIARLKDALMRLEGAYCFIFLTDDELIAARDPLGFRPLALGKRNGAWVVASETCAFDLIGARYIRDVEPGEILSISRKGLKSTHLPTTAQRAYCIFEHVYFARPDSIIYSENVDKVRRRLGRQLAIEQPADADIVISVPDSSNTAAVGYSEESGIRLEVGLIRNHYVGRTFILPHQQLRDLDVKIKFNTVRGVLQGKRVVIVDDSIVRGTTARKLVRMVRDAGAKEVHFRVASSPIISPCFYGIDMPTKRELIGSKRTIAAIKRHLGVDSLGYLSLDGMLSLSSHPKTSFCTACFSGKYPTRINRRSGKLALG; translated from the coding sequence ATTTCACGTTCTGAAGCCGACAGTATTCGTCTTTCTCCGGTCGCCGACGATCGGCCGCATTGCGAGTGCGGGCTCTTCGGGGCATTCGGAACCAAGCTCGCGGCCGAGTGGACCTATTTCGGACTGTACGCGCTGCAACATCGCGGGCAGGAGTCCTCGGGGATCGCGGTCACCAACGGCGAGCGCATCACGATGCGGCGCGGCATGGGCGAGATCGCCGATGTCTTCCCCGGCCACTACGCGTTAAAGGACCTGACCGGCCACGCCGCGATCGGGCACAATCGGTACTCGACCACGGGCGCATCGCAGGAACAAAATGCGCAGCCGCTGCTGATGAAGTTCAAGTACCGTCAGATGGGGGCGGCGCACAACGGCAACATCACCAACGCCGGCGATCTGAAGACCGAGTTGGAACGCGGCGGCGCCATCTTTCAGACATCATCGGATTCCGAGCTGGTCCTGCACTTGTTCGCCCGGTCGCGCAAGACAGGCACGATCGCGCGTCTCAAGGATGCGTTGATGCGGTTGGAGGGCGCCTACTGCTTCATCTTCCTCACCGACGACGAATTGATCGCCGCCCGCGATCCGCTGGGGTTTCGCCCGTTGGCGCTGGGCAAACGCAACGGCGCCTGGGTGGTGGCATCGGAAACGTGCGCGTTCGATCTCATCGGCGCGCGGTACATCCGCGATGTCGAGCCGGGCGAGATTCTCTCGATCAGCCGCAAGGGTCTGAAATCGACTCATCTGCCGACGACCGCCCAGCGCGCGTATTGCATCTTCGAGCATGTGTACTTCGCGCGCCCCGATTCGATCATCTATTCGGAGAATGTCGACAAAGTCAGACGCCGCCTGGGACGGCAGCTCGCCATCGAGCAGCCCGCCGACGCCGACATCGTTATTTCGGTGCCCGACTCATCGAACACCGCGGCGGTCGGATACTCCGAGGAATCGGGCATCCGGCTGGAGGTCGGCCTGATCCGCAATCATTATGTGGGACGCACGTTCATCCTGCCGCACCAGCAACTGCGCGACCTCGATGTGAAAATCAAGTTCAACACCGTGCGCGGCGTTTTGCAGGGCAAGCGCGTGGTCATAGTCGACGATTCGATCGTGCGCGGCACCACGGCGCGCAAGCTGGTGCGGATGGTCCGCGATGCGGGCGCAAAGGAAGTGCATTTCCGCGTTGCCTCTTCCCCGATCATCTCGCCGTGTTTCTATGGCATCGACATGCCGACCAAGCGCGAGCTGATCGGCTCGAAACGTACAATTGCCGCCATCAAGCGCCACCTCGGAGTCGACTCGCTCGGCTATCTCTCGCTGGACGGAATGCTTTCGCTGTCGTCCCACCCGAAGACGTCGTTCTGCACTGCCTGCTTCTCCGGCAAGTACCCGACACGCATCAACCGGCGCTCGGGGAAACTGGCGCTGGGGTGA